Part of the Terriglobales bacterium genome is shown below.
GGAATCCGAGCGTCTGAACGAAATGATCGGCAGACTGCTCACGCTTGCTCGCGTCAAAGCGCTGGTGGATCCCCCTCAGCACGTTACGGTTTCACTGCGTGCGCTACTCGATCAGATTGCACAGGACGCTGGCTTCGAGGCCAGCGCTAAACATTGCCAAGTCCACGTGGAAGGCGCGGAAGACTGTGAAGTTCGAGGCTCACACGAACTTTTGCACAGCGCAATTGAGAATGTCGTTCGCAATTCGGTTCGTTATGCTCCCCCGGAAAGCAACATACAAATCGAGCTGAGATGTGATGGAAAGCTCTCCCGTGTAGTGGTGCGTGACCACGGACCTGGCGTGCCTGAGGCCGAGTTGTCCAAGATCTTTCGGCCGTTTTACCGGTTAAGCGATGCGCGCGAGCATCGCTCGGGTGGCACAGGCATCGGGCTCGCCATCACGCAAGAAGTTGCAAGATTGCACGGAGGTAGTGTGAGTGCGCGTAACGCTCAGCCCCACGGTCTGATGGTCGAAATTGAGCTTCCCCGAGCTAGCGTCTCATAAGCGATCTTGCGTGTGCTTGTTTCCTTACCGCAACTTGGCCCACGGACAATTTCGAATATACCCCGGGACCTCTGCGGAGCAGTATCTTCACGCCGGGAATATGAAGAATCTCCGGCCATGACCTTACGGTACCTATTCAGGCGGCGCTAGTCCGAGATACAACAGGGCTTACCAACACCTTATTTTGTAGAAGGAATCACCCCATGTGGAGTCCCTCCCGTCCAAATGGCAGTCCGTCGCAACCGTCAATCCCTGAACCTAAAACCTCTCCTGCGAGTGCGAGCGCTGCACCCGCGGTTAACCGTCCACGTTCGGACGAGCGCATCACATACATTGGCAAATCTCTCGTCATTAAGGGAGAAGTGAGCGGCTCCGAACCGCTTCACATCGAAGGCAAGATCGATGGACCGATCTCGCTCCCACAGTGCCACGTGGCCGTCGGGCGCGATGCCATCGTGAATTCCGATGTGCAAGCGGGCG
Proteins encoded:
- a CDS encoding polymer-forming cytoskeletal protein; its protein translation is MWSPSRPNGSPSQPSIPEPKTSPASASAAPAVNRPRSDERITYIGKSLVIKGEVSGSEPLHIEGKIDGPISLPQCHVAVGRDAIVNSDVQAGEVIVRGTLDGNITATDRVEVHSGGSLTGNVCAGRISIEYGAFFQGKVDMRQPDPKAHLDTYSSKADSGKKSSGSAELDGVPALSTY